GTTTTATTTCCGTGTTCCGTGACATGACAGTTTTTAAAGTCATGTTCACAGCAATAATCACTGCGATGATTGGTATCTATCTTTTCAATGCTTTTGGCTGGCTGGATTTAGATTTGATCTACATTAATCCCACCTACCTCTGGCCGCAGATAGTCGGCGGATTAATTTTGGGATTTGGATTCATCATCGGCGGATATTGTCCGGGCACCAGTGTTGTCGCATCCGCAACAGGCAGATTGGACGGAATGTTATTTTTATTGGGCGTAGTCTTTGGCATTGCGGTATTTGCCGGAATTTTTCAGTGGGTTGAGCCTCTTTTTTACAGCGGACATTTAGGAGACACTTTTACGCTGGACAACTGGCTTGGAATTCGCCCGGGAATTATTGTGTTTATTATTGTACTTATCGCAGTTGGCGCATTCTGGGGCGCGGGAAAAGTTGAAGCAAAATTTGCAAAGGAGGCGTGATGAAATTACAAGGAAATCAAATCGGCGCTTTTGTCGCAATAATTCTGGGATTGCTTTTGGCATTCTTGCCAGTCCAATCCAGACAAATTGTGATCAAACCGGGTGCGTTAGCGCGTACGATTACAGGAGACGAGTACCACATTGATCCCGAAACAGTCTCCAAATGGCTGGTAGAGGGAAATGAAGACTTTCTCTTAATTGACGTCCGCTCTCCGGAAGAATTCGCTCAGGGACATATTAAAAATGCAATTAACATTCCCTTGCCGGAATTGATTAAGCCTGAGACAATTGACGAACTTGACACAGACAAATTGATAATTTTATATTCCAACGGCATCTCTCATGCGATTCAGGCCTGGGTTGTTTTACACGCCGCGGACATCAGCGACGTCGTGGTGCTCGAAGGTGGATTGA
The genomic region above belongs to Calditrichota bacterium and contains:
- a CDS encoding rhodanese-like domain-containing protein yields the protein MKLQGNQIGAFVAIILGLLLAFLPVQSRQIVIKPGALARTITGDEYHIDPETVSKWLVEGNEDFLLIDVRSPEEFAQGHIKNAINIPLPELIKPETIDELDTDKLIILYSNGISHAIQAWVVLHAADISDVVVLEGGLNYWNKYILNPKPPGQYASNDEILIYKSKAAIAGALGGGNLDIQSQTNQPTKHRVFHKKSKKKKRAEGGC